A region of the Chlamydia buteonis genome:
ATTAGCATTTTTAACCGTACGGAAACTCACGCAGAAAAACTCTCTGTGCTATGTCATGGTCAAGCTTTTCCCTTAAATTCCTTATCAGAAAACCACAACATCGATATTCTAATTTTATGTCTTCCTCCCGATGTAGAAATACCTGAAATCTACCCTCCTGTGATTATCGATATTAATACACTACCTAAAGAATCTCTCTATACGAAAAAAGCTAAAGATCGAGGTTGTCAGATTCTTTACGGCTATGAAATGTTTGCTGAGCAAGCTCTCCTGCAATTTTCCTTATGGTTTCCAGATAAACTCTCTCAAGAGAATAGAGAAAGATTCCGTCTGAGTGTAGAGAATATTGTTAACACTATGTAAAAAATTCCTATTTTGCGTTATAATTTTCGATATTTTTTATTCTTCCTCCCATGCAAAAGTACTGGCTATTTTTCTTCTTTCTTTTTCCTACGCTTAGTGACTGTACAGAAACCACGCGTTATGTAGAGGTAAAATCTATTCACGAGATTGCAGGTGATATCCTGTATGATGATAAGGATTTTTGGTTAATATTCGATCTTGATGACACGTTACTAGAAGGAGCTCAGGCCCTAACACAGACATTGTGGCTCCAGAAAACAATAGAAGGATTTCAACAACTCGGCCTCTCTGAAAGTGAAGCCTGGGAAACTGTCTACCCTTATTGGGAAGGGTTTCTAGAAAAAGGATCTGTAAAAACCATAGAAAATGCCATGCAGATCCTCATCACAAAAGTCCAGGAAAAACAGAAAACACTATTTGTTTATACAGAGCGTAAACATTCTTCAAAAGCTATTACTCTACAACAGCTAAAAAGCTTGGGTCTATCTTTAGAAAGTACAGCCCCCGTTATAACTCATGAACTTCCAAAAAGTATCCTTTTTTCTTCTGGGGTATTATTTGGAGAAGAACTCCATAAAGGACCAGGACTCCAAATCTTCTTAGATACTATCGCAGCCCGTCCTGAAAAAATTATCTATGTGGATAATTCCAAAGAAAACGTGGTACGTGTTGGTGAGTTATGTAAATTAAAAAAAATTTCTTATCTTGGAATTACTTACTCAGCTAAAAAATTCTTGCCACCAATATATCATCCTGAAATCTCTAAGATCCAATACACATACACACAAAAACTTCTCAGCAACGAGGCTGCTGCTTTATTACTAAGGCACCAAATGATAGAATAACATTAAGATGATAATTCCTCTATTTTCACCAAAAATGATGGCATAAAAAAAACTTTTTTTTTTAGAGTCACAAAAAAGAACCGCGTATCTTTTCTTTTGGTAGTTCATGGCGTCTTTTCGTTCCTCTCTATTAACCGCTCTATGTGCCTACGGCATGATGATAATGCCTGCCTATGCTATTGATCCGAATCACCCTAAGCTTCACCATCACAAATACTCTGAAAGATTGAAAAAAAGGCACACGGAAGATTCCAATGTTTCCTCTTCCTCGATACTAGAATCCTCTGAAACCTTAAGCCAAGAACCTCGTCGTAACATACTTACCCCAATACGTAACGTATTAGAAGATCGCCCTTGCGACGAGGGATTGTCGATCTCCAAATTGTTCAACTCAATAGAAAAAGAGACCAACTCTCAAATTTCTGTGGATTTTACCATTCTTCCTCAATGGTTTTATCCTAAAAAAGGTGCTCTAACGGCAATTGATGAAAAGCAGCCGACTTGGCAATTTTACATGAGTCCTAGCGTTTCTTGGCAACTCTATAACAGCCCTACTGCAGGTATAGGGAGTATCGATTTCTCCTACACCTTAATACGTTACTGGAGGAACAACGCACAAAATGCTAACAACGCTACAGGACTTGCGGGTGGAATTAATGATTATAGTACCCGAGCTAATACGTTATCTCAGCTAACGTTTTCTCAGACATTCCCGGGGAATATTCTTACAATTTCATTTGGACAATACAGCCTATACTCTATAGATGGGACGTTGTACGATAACGATCAACAATCAGGATTCCTAAGTTACGCGTTATCACAAAATGCTAGTGCTACGTATTCATTAGGAAGTGTTGGCGCCTATCTACAATTTACACCTACCCCCTCTATAAATATTCAAGTTGGTTTCCAAGATGCTTACGATGTTTTAGGCTCTTCTTTCGACCTTTATAACCTTACAAGAAATCGCTATAACTTCTATGGATATTTCTCTTGGGCACCTCAAAGTACTTTAGGTAGTGGGCAATATTCTGCATTAATCTATTCTACAAGAAAGGTGCCAGAACAACCTACGCAAACAACAGGATGGTCGCTAAACTTCGGACAGCACTTAAGCGAGAAACTTTACGTATTTGGAAGATGGAATGGTGCCACGGGAACAGCGATGAACCTCAACCGTTCTTATGTTCTTGGATTAGCATCAGCAAATCCAATAAATCGCAATCCTCAAGATCTTTTAGGGGCTGCGTGCTCCATGAGCAAAGTCAACCCTAAAGTAGTTACAGAAAAGAAAATTCGCAAATACGAAACTGTAATAGAAACATTCGCAACCATAGGATTTGGACCTCACATATCGCTAACTCCAGATCTACAAATCTATATTCATCCTGCACGGAGACCTGATAAACGTTCTGCTAAAGTTTACGGCGTCCGAGCTAATTTCTCTACCTAACATCCTATAACTTGATATTCTTAGGAGTTTGTACATGCCTTACGGAACGCGCTACCCCACATTGGCTTTCCATACCGGAGGAGTCGGTGAATCCGATGATGGAATGCCTCCTCAACCTTTTGAAACTTTCTGTTATGACTCAGCTCTATTACAAGCGAAAATAGAGAATTTTAATATCGTCCCTTACACATCAGTGCTACCTAAAGAACTCTTTGGAAATATTCTTCCTGTAGATCAATGTGTAAAATTCTTCAAACATGGTGCTGTTTTAGAAGTCATTATGGCTGGACGCGGAGCTTCCACAGCAGAAGGCACTCATGCAATTGCTACTGGTATAGGTATTTGCTGGGGGCAAGACAAAAATGGCGAGCTTATCGGTGGATGGGCAGCAGAATACGTAGAGTTTTTCCCTACATGGATTAACGACGAAATCGCAGAATCTCATGCTAAAATGTGGTTGAAGAAATCCCTTCAACATGAACTGGATCTTCGTTCAGTTGTAAAACATAGTGAATTTCAATATTTCCATAACTACATTAACATTAAGCAAAAATATGGTTTCTCATTAACCGCATTAGGGTTTCTCAACTTTGAAAATGCCGATCCGGCAACAATTAAGTAAGGAGAATACATGATTTCTAATGGGAGTAAATCCGGGAAAAATCTCGGAGCCATAGCTTTAGCAGGTATGGTAATTAGCTCCATGATTGGGGGAGGAATTTTCAGCCTTCCCCAAAATATGGCAGCATCTGCAGGAGTAGGAGCAATTATCTTAGCATGGATCCTAACAGGCGTAGGCATGTTTTTCATTGCCAATACTTTTAAAATTCTCTCATTAGTACGCCCTGACTTAACGACAGGGATCTATATGTACAGCCGAGAAGGATTTGGCCCCTACATAGGGTTTACTATTGGTTGGGGATATTGGTTATGCCAGATCTTTGGTAATGTCGGTTATGCCGTGATGACCATGGATGCATTAAACTATTTCTTCCCACCCTACTTTCAAGGAGGAAATACTATACCCGCAATTATAGGAGGCTCCATACTCATATGGGTTTTCAATTTCATCGTCTTGAAAGGAATCCGTCAGGCATCGTTCATTAACGTAATCGGAACAGTATGCAAACTTGTTCCTCTTATTGTATTCATTATCATTACAGCCTTTCTTTTCAAACTTGCTATTTTCAAAACAGATTTTTGGGGGGATACGGTTACAAAAACACAACCGTTATTAGGATCTGTGACTAGTCAGCTAAAAAGCACAATGTTAGTTACCTTATGGGCTTTCATAGGAATCGAAGGAGCTGTAGTTATGTCCGCACGTGCAAAAAGTCCTAGTGCTGTTGGAAAAGCTACGATTTTAGGTTTTACTGGTTGTCTCACTGTTTACATACTTTTATCTATCTTACCTTTTGGCTCCTTATTTCAACATCAACTCGCAGGTATTGCCAACCCTTCAACCGCGGGAGTATTAGGTATTCTCGTAGGAAAATGGGGCGAAGTTTTAATGAATGTAGGTCTACTTGTTGCCATACTCTCTAGTTGGTTATCCTGGACTATAATCGTTGCTGAAATCCCCTATTCTGCAGCAAAAAATGGTACATTCCCAGAGATTTTCACTATCGAAAATGCTGAGCACTCTCCTAAAGTCTCGTTATATATCACTAGCGCTCTTATGCAAATCGCTATGCTTCTGGTATACTTTTCAACCGACGCATGGAATACGATGTTGAGCATTACAGGAGTAATGGTTTTACCTGCCTATTTCGCAAGTGCTGCTTTTCTTGTGAAGTTTAGTAAAGACAAAAAATACCCAAATAAGGGGCCAATCAAAGCCTGTACTGCAAAAACTACAGGACTCCTTGGTGCTGTTTATGCTATTTGGCTCATCTATGCAGGAGGGCTAAAATATCTACTCATGGCTATCATTCTCTTGGCTTTAGGTATTCCCTTTTACATCGATGCTGGGAAAAAAGGCAAAAATGCAAAAACTTTTTTTGCAAAAAAAGAGGTTACAGAAATTGTATTAATTGCTTTTTTAGCATTACTAGCTATATTCCTCTTTTCAACGGAGAAAATCCGTTTATAACCAAATGATCCAATCACCCTTTGGGAGAGGCCTTTGTGCCTCTCTCATTTTTTTTAAGTTCCATTCCCTTCCACATTCCTCTCTGTTATTTAATGCATTATTTGCTTATCCTCAGGAGAGATATAGAGTGAATTTCTAAATTCAGATCCTAGATTTCAAGGTAAACTTATGCGTATAGCAGTTTTAGGAGCAGGGTATGCCGGGCTTTCTGTAACTTGGCATTTACTACTGCATTCTCAGGGAACAGCAACTATTGATCTTTTTGATCCTGTTCCTCTAGGTCATGGGGCTTCGGGATTGTCTTCAGGTCTTCTTCACGGATTTACTGGGAAGAAAGCCATTAAACCACCCCTAGCCGATTTAGGAATTACCTCTACTCATAGCTTAATCACAGAAGCTAGCAAAGCATTACATACCCCTATTGTTCTTTCCCGTGGGATCATCCGCCCAGCAGTAGATGATGAACAGGCGGAGATTTTTATGAAGCGTGTCGAGGAATTTCCTAATGAACTCGAGTGGTGGGAGAAAGCACGTTGTGAGATGACTGTCCCTGGTATTGTTTCTAATCTCGGAGCTTTGTTCATAAAGAACGGTGTAACCATAAATAATAACGCTTATATTAATGGTCTTTGGGATGCTTGCGCTAATCTTGGCACCCAGTTTTACGATGAGCTTATAGAAAACATCTCTGATATTGAAGAGTTTTATGAGCATATTATCGTTACACCAGGAGCTAATGCCCATTTCCTTCCCGAATTACAAAAACTTCCCTTATCCAATGTAAAAGGCCAGCTTGTAGAAATTTCCTGGCCTAAGGATCTGGCTATGCCACAATTCAGCATCAATGGCCATAAGTATATGGTAGCAAACACAGAAAACAATACCTGTATTTTAGGATCTACTTTCGAACATAATCAACCCGAAATTGTTCCTGATGAAAATGTTGCCTATAACGAAATCATGCCCCCTGTTCTCTCCCTATTTCCAGCTCTTAAAGATGCTACTATCCTAAATTATTATGCGGGCATGCGTTCATCAAGCTCTACACGTTTACCATTGATTAGCAGGATAAAAGAAAACCTTTGGTTCCTAGGAGGTCTAGGATCCAAAGGTCTACTTTATCATGGCCTTACCGGAGACATGCTAGCTCAAGCTGTTTTAAAACAATCTACAGCTTATATAGCTAAAGAGTTCCTATTTACTCTTTAATCAGATTGTCTTGAGAGGTTTGCTTCATTAAGTAAAAATCAAAAGAGAAATTAAAGAAAAAAGAAAGAGCTGGAGTAAGAATAAGAGCTATGGGCATGACCAATACCAAGACTTCCATTAAAAACGACCCTGTATTCATATCTGATAAACACACAAGATGTGACATCAAATAAAACGAATCTAAGGCGAGCCAGCTGCACAATGCTAAAGGTGTCGCTGCTATGATAAATCCAATAGACTGTTTCAACACGTTACCTTTAAAACAACTTAATAACTGCATATAATCAACACTTTCATGATCGCTAAGCACAGGTATGCAAAAAAATAAAGATATGAAAGCACCTAGAAATAGTAAGATCAAAGTTGTTGCTGAAAGATAGGGAACAAAAATTAACAACGTATGGAAAACTCTACCAATCCAAGGCAAAGAGCTTAAAAACATCGATAACAAAATTATTGTACTTACTACAACCATAGCAATAAAAAATGGCATAGAAACAAGTAAAGATAACCACAGAGATTTCCAATTCTTATGAAATGTCGCTGTGATTTTTTCTACATTACCAACAGATTCTTGTTTTAATAACGCCTGTACAACCACAGCAGAAGCACACACAATACTAAAAGAAGAGAAAAACGCTCCCAAACCTAATGTTGATAGCGAAAAACTAAGAACAAATTGTGAGCATAATTTTAAAAATATAGAAAAAACAAAACCAAAACAGCACAGACTAGAAAAAATAAAAAGAAATCGCTGTTTGTTAAAAATCTTTTTAAAAGCATTTTGACTTAATACGTCAAAAGATTGAGTCATAAATCACCCCATTAACTTGTGCTATAACAAAGATACATTGGCTTTTTCCTGAGAAATTTCATCCAAGGAAATTTGAATCTTATTTTTTATAAAGGTATCCCAAAGCAATCCAGGAACAATCTCATAATCCCCAGATGGCAGCATACGACACGGAAAACCGAAAATTAAATCTTCAGGAATACCATAGGGATTATAGTCAGAGCATACTCCAGTAGAAAACCACTCTCCATCTTTAGGGAGAAAAATAGAGCGTGCCGCCTCTGCTAAAGCACGAGCAGCAGATCCTGCTGAGGATTTCCCGCGAGCTTCTATAACGGCACTTCCTCGATTTTGAATAGAGGGTAACATAATATTCTCAAGCCAATCGCGGTCACTAATAACCTCTACAGCAGGTTTTCCTGAGATTAACGCCTGAGTAAAATCGGGAACTTGTTTTGCAGAATGATTGCCCCAAATGACAACGTGGGAAACTTCATCCAAAGGCACTTCCGCACGATGTGCCAACATTGTATGCATACGGTTCTGATCTAACCGCAACATGGAATGGAAATTCCGTCTATTCAATCTTGGAGCTTGGCTCATAGCAATCCAACAATTAGTATTTACAGGATTACCAACCACAAAAATTTTTGCGTCACGCTTTGCAGAAGTATTTAAAACAGATCCCTGAAGAGAAAAGATCTCTCCATTACGCTTTAAAAGATCTGATCGTTCCATACCAGGACCTCGCGGTGCCGCTCCTATAAGAAAAGCAGCGTCAATACCATCAAACGCATCTTCTAGGGAAGTTGTAACACGCAAAGACTGCAAAAGAGGATAAGCACCGTCATCAAGTTCCATACGAACACCTGAAAGCACTCTCTCTAACCCAGGGAGGTCATATACACGTAAATCTATCCCACAATCACTACCAAAAACATCACCGTGAGCTAGAGCAAATAAAAAACTATAAGCAATTTGCCCTGTCCCCCCTGTAACAGCAACGCTAACCGTACGCGTTAGTTTCATAACCACGCCTCCCTAAAAAAAACACTATAATCCTTAAATAAAAACAAAATCAAGTACGTCTATTTTGTGATAGCTAGGAGAAACCAATTCCTAAGCTAAAACCATGTCAAGAGGCGAAATAAATACAAGCGTTACGCTCCTATCCACAATACTCCGCATCTGAATTCTATACCAAGACTTATGCTTTACTAACGTTTCTGTCAAACCCTAGTTGTCATCATAAACCCGGTAAATACCAAAGATATCTGAGTAAAATTAAGGTAGTATGCTGAAAAAAATATTGCTGAGAAAAAGATAAAAAGAAAAACGTTTGTGTCTTGAGAACTGTTGAAAATTAAGAAATGCGATCAGGAAGCTATACGATAGAAAATTGCTCCTCGCGCGCCTACCCAAACCCCTGAACGAGATTTCATCACCTGTTCTCCCTTACGCGTAGATAAAACACCGTGAATATCTAAAAAACCTAATGAACGCACACGAATAAAAAACATAGCGTTTCCATCCATCGCTTAAAAATGAAGACGCTATTATATCATAAAAACTATTAAAACACTGAGTGAAAATGAGTTTCCCTCCGGTAAAAAGCCTTAGGAGTTTTTCTTCTGTGCACTGTTAAAAAGCTTTAACAATGCTTCTGCCTCAAGACAAGCCCCCTCTTTAGCCTGCCCCTGCATAATTCGCAGTACCTGGTTTGCTAGATCTTTTCCTAGAGTAACTCCTTCCTGATCGAAAGAGTTAATGCCCCAGCAAAAACCTTGAAAGACTATCTTATGCTCATAGAAAGCCAAAAGAGCTCCCAAAGTGTAAGGAGTAAGTCTCTCGGAAACAAGAAGAGAAGAGGGACGATTTCCTCTAAAGCTCTTATTCGGGTTAGTATTTTCTCGCCCCTTTGCTAAAGCTATAGATTGCGCGACCATATTAGCAAAAAGTTTCTGGGAAGAGGTAGATCCAGAAATGACTATATCTGTTCCCCTCTGATTTTCAAGAAAACCAATAAATTCTATAGGAATAATATCGCTACCTTGGTGTAGACATTGAAAAAAGGAATGTTGGCTATTGGTACCGACTTCTCCCCAAATAATTGGACTTGTAGCAAATCCTATTATCTCCCCAGTTTGAGCAATACTTTTTCCGTTTGATTCCATACCACATTGCTGCAAGTGAGCGGGGAAATACTCTAAACCCGCAGAATAGGGAACAATCACGGAGGTAGAGCAACGCAAGAAATTACGGTTCCAAATTCCCAACATCGCTGCTAGCATAGGAAGGTTTTCAATCATTTGCGGTTCCAAAGCAGCTAAATCCATAGCTGCAGCTCCTTCAAGGAGCTGAAAAAAAACATCAAATCCATAAGCAAAGCCTAAAACAACACCGCCTACCATAGATGTAGAGGAATACCTCCCTCCGATGCTATCCCAAATATGGAAAACTTCAAGATACTTACTTGTGTCATCCATAGGACTACCCTCACAAGTAACAGCAATGAAGTGGTCGCGAAAGTGTAGCCCCTGTTTTAAGAAATAATCAGCTATTAATTCTTCATTAACAGTAGTTTCTAGTGTAGTTCCTGATTTCGATACAGTCACAACTAAAGTTTTAGAACAATCTATCTCCTGTAAAACTTCTGCT
Encoded here:
- a CDS encoding DUF2608 domain-containing protein; this translates as MQKYWLFFFFLFPTLSDCTETTRYVEVKSIHEIAGDILYDDKDFWLIFDLDDTLLEGAQALTQTLWLQKTIEGFQQLGLSESEAWETVYPYWEGFLEKGSVKTIENAMQILITKVQEKQKTLFVYTERKHSSKAITLQQLKSLGLSLESTAPVITHELPKSILFSSGVLFGEELHKGPGLQIFLDTIAARPEKIIYVDNSKENVVRVGELCKLKKISYLGITYSAKKFLPPIYHPEISKIQYTYTQKLLSNEAAALLLRHQMIE
- a CDS encoding carbohydrate porin, with translation MASFRSSLLTALCAYGMMIMPAYAIDPNHPKLHHHKYSERLKKRHTEDSNVSSSSILESSETLSQEPRRNILTPIRNVLEDRPCDEGLSISKLFNSIEKETNSQISVDFTILPQWFYPKKGALTAIDEKQPTWQFYMSPSVSWQLYNSPTAGIGSIDFSYTLIRYWRNNAQNANNATGLAGGINDYSTRANTLSQLTFSQTFPGNILTISFGQYSLYSIDGTLYDNDQQSGFLSYALSQNASATYSLGSVGAYLQFTPTPSINIQVGFQDAYDVLGSSFDLYNLTRNRYNFYGYFSWAPQSTLGSGQYSALIYSTRKVPEQPTQTTGWSLNFGQHLSEKLYVFGRWNGATGTAMNLNRSYVLGLASANPINRNPQDLLGAACSMSKVNPKVVTEKKIRKYETVIETFATIGFGPHISLTPDLQIYIHPARRPDKRSAKVYGVRANFST
- a CDS encoding pyruvoyl-dependent arginine decarboxylase; translated protein: MPYGTRYPTLAFHTGGVGESDDGMPPQPFETFCYDSALLQAKIENFNIVPYTSVLPKELFGNILPVDQCVKFFKHGAVLEVIMAGRGASTAEGTHAIATGIGICWGQDKNGELIGGWAAEYVEFFPTWINDEIAESHAKMWLKKSLQHELDLRSVVKHSEFQYFHNYINIKQKYGFSLTALGFLNFENADPATIK
- a CDS encoding amino acid permease; translation: MISNGSKSGKNLGAIALAGMVISSMIGGGIFSLPQNMAASAGVGAIILAWILTGVGMFFIANTFKILSLVRPDLTTGIYMYSREGFGPYIGFTIGWGYWLCQIFGNVGYAVMTMDALNYFFPPYFQGGNTIPAIIGGSILIWVFNFIVLKGIRQASFINVIGTVCKLVPLIVFIIITAFLFKLAIFKTDFWGDTVTKTQPLLGSVTSQLKSTMLVTLWAFIGIEGAVVMSARAKSPSAVGKATILGFTGCLTVYILLSILPFGSLFQHQLAGIANPSTAGVLGILVGKWGEVLMNVGLLVAILSSWLSWTIIVAEIPYSAAKNGTFPEIFTIENAEHSPKVSLYITSALMQIAMLLVYFSTDAWNTMLSITGVMVLPAYFASAAFLVKFSKDKKYPNKGPIKACTAKTTGLLGAVYAIWLIYAGGLKYLLMAIILLALGIPFYIDAGKKGKNAKTFFAKKEVTEIVLIAFLALLAIFLFSTEKIRL
- a CDS encoding FAD-dependent oxidoreductase; translated protein: MRIAVLGAGYAGLSVTWHLLLHSQGTATIDLFDPVPLGHGASGLSSGLLHGFTGKKAIKPPLADLGITSTHSLITEASKALHTPIVLSRGIIRPAVDDEQAEIFMKRVEEFPNELEWWEKARCEMTVPGIVSNLGALFIKNGVTINNNAYINGLWDACANLGTQFYDELIENISDIEEFYEHIIVTPGANAHFLPELQKLPLSNVKGQLVEISWPKDLAMPQFSINGHKYMVANTENNTCILGSTFEHNQPEIVPDENVAYNEIMPPVLSLFPALKDATILNYYAGMRSSSSTRLPLISRIKENLWFLGGLGSKGLLYHGLTGDMLAQAVLKQSTAYIAKEFLFTL
- a CDS encoding malate dehydrogenase — protein: MKLTRTVSVAVTGGTGQIAYSFLFALAHGDVFGSDCGIDLRVYDLPGLERVLSGVRMELDDGAYPLLQSLRVTTSLEDAFDGIDAAFLIGAAPRGPGMERSDLLKRNGEIFSLQGSVLNTSAKRDAKIFVVGNPVNTNCWIAMSQAPRLNRRNFHSMLRLDQNRMHTMLAHRAEVPLDEVSHVVIWGNHSAKQVPDFTQALISGKPAVEVISDRDWLENIMLPSIQNRGSAVIEARGKSSAGSAARALAEAARSIFLPKDGEWFSTGVCSDYNPYGIPEDLIFGFPCRMLPSGDYEIVPGLLWDTFIKNKIQISLDEISQEKANVSLL
- the ltuA gene encoding protein LtuA (LtuA (late transcription unit A protein) is found exclusively in the genus Chlamydia.), coding for MFFIRVRSLGFLDIHGVLSTRKGEQVMKSRSGVWVGARGAIFYRIAS
- a CDS encoding glucose-6-phosphate isomerase; this translates as MDRKGFLDSPSTKILQDLAVAPIDLTAPGIISQERVERFSLSIEGFTLSYATERVDEGVLSALTDLASERGLVSSMQAMQSGEVVNYIDNFPSESRPALHTATRAWVKEIPLTENAEDIALRSKIEAQRLKDFLRQYRDAFTTIVQIGIGGSELGPKALHRALKGCCPSDKKVYFVSNIDPDNAAEVLQEIDCSKTLVVTVSKSGTTLETTVNEELIADYFLKQGLHFRDHFIAVTCEGSPMDDTSKYLEVFHIWDSIGGRYSSTSMVGGVVLGFAYGFDVFFQLLEGAAAMDLAALEPQMIENLPMLAAMLGIWNRNFLRCSTSVIVPYSAGLEYFPAHLQQCGMESNGKSIAQTGEIIGFATSPIIWGEVGTNSQHSFFQCLHQGSDIIPIEFIGFLENQRGTDIVISGSTSSQKLFANMVAQSIALAKGRENTNPNKSFRGNRPSSLLVSERLTPYTLGALLAFYEHKIVFQGFCWGINSFDQEGVTLGKDLANQVLRIMQGQAKEGACLEAEALLKLFNSAQKKNS